The following nucleotide sequence is from Alteromonas sp. V450.
TCAGGCATAAAAAGCAATGCTGATATCGTAGTTTGTGCACCTTCGTTACTGTTACATGGCTTTAAGCCAAATGGATTTTCTATAGGCACCCAAGACGTCAGCCATTGTGATAACGGCGCCCACACTGGCGAGCTTTCGGTTGATTTGATAAAAGAGGCTGGTTGTCAATTTGCGATAGTTGGCCACTCGGAACGACGAGACAATCAAGGCGAGTCTAGTGAACTTGTTGCACTTAAAGCTAAGAAGTGCGTGAGTGCAGGCGTTGTACCAATTATCTGTGTAGGCGAACCTTTAGAAGTGCGCGAAGCGAATAACGTTGAGGCGTTTGTTGGCGAACAACTCGATGCATTGGTTAGCGAGCTTTCTGTGGAAGCGCTATCTAAAACGATAATTGCATACGAGCCAATTTGGGCTATTGGTACGGGTAAAACGGCCAGCCCTGAACAGGCGCAAGAAGTACACGAATTTATACGCACTTATTTTGCAAAAGTGAGTGTTGAACTAGCCCAGGGGCTTCGGATCCTTTATGGTGGAAGTGTTAAGCCGGATAACGCCGAGACACTTTTCGCGCAGCCCGATGTTGACGGTGGCCTAATAGGCGGCGCTAGTTTAAAAGCAGAAGATTTTATTTCAATTTGCCAAGCGGCAAACTGACGAGGTAATTATGATTTACGAAGTGCTATTAGTAGCATACTTGATTGTTGCGCTTTTACTTATTGGGTTTGTATTGATCCAGCAAGGTAAGGGTGCTGATATGGGCGCTTCATTTGGCTCTGGTGGTTCAAACACGGTATT
It contains:
- the tpiA gene encoding triose-phosphate isomerase, encoding MSENLRKPFVAGNWKMNGNLALVAEFNDKLSGIKSNADIVVCAPSLLLHGFKPNGFSIGTQDVSHCDNGAHTGELSVDLIKEAGCQFAIVGHSERRDNQGESSELVALKAKKCVSAGVVPIICVGEPLEVREANNVEAFVGEQLDALVSELSVEALSKTIIAYEPIWAIGTGKTASPEQAQEVHEFIRTYFAKVSVELAQGLRILYGGSVKPDNAETLFAQPDVDGGLIGGASLKAEDFISICQAAN